From Drosophila nasuta strain 15112-1781.00 chromosome X, ASM2355853v1, whole genome shotgun sequence, one genomic window encodes:
- the LOC132795519 gene encoding period circadian protein isoform X2, whose amino-acid sequence MEGESTESTHNTKVSDSAYSNSCSNSQSQRSGSSKSRLSGSHSSGSSGYGGKPSTQASSSDMVIKRNKEKSRKKKKAKCTQAQATVTTSLESTEEPQPRPSSGSCEQLQELQDTQQLCEPPPSEQLSEQLQLLETEQNGETANQSEQAQQLPTSSCLSVSTLPGTGSMVVAGNAAVPGTGICVKSDKTYESAPGKLETVAAGVGKQQHHERSKEDSFCCVISMHDGIVLYTTPSITDVLGFPRDMWLGRSFIDFVHLKDRATFASQITTGIPIAESRGSMPKDARSTFCVMLRRYRGLTSGGFGVIGRAVNYEPFRLGLTFREAPEEARPDNYMVSNGTNMLLVISATPIKSSYKVPDEILSPKSPKFAIRHTATGIISHVDSASVSALGYLPQDLIGRSIMDFYHHEDLTAMKETYEMVMKKGQTAGASFCSKPYRFLIQNGCYILLETEWTSFVNPWSRKLEFVVGHHRVFQGPKQCNVFEMAPNAKPKISEEAQSRNTRIKEDIVKLLAETVSRPSDTVKQEVSRRCQALASFMETLMDEVTRADLKLELPHENELTVSERDSVMLGEISPHHDYYDTSLSPPPSNSIRPKWNPRM is encoded by the exons atggaaGGCGAATCCACAGAGTCAACACATAATACTAAGGTATCCGATTCGGCATATTCCAACAGTTGCAGTAACAGTCAGTCACAGCGCAG TGGCAGCTCCAAGTCGCGCCTTAGTGGTAGCCATTCATCGGGCAGCAGCGGCTATGGCGGCAAACCCTCGACGCaggccagcagcagcgacatGGTCATCAAGAGGAATAAGGAAAAGTCgcgcaagaagaagaaggccAAGTGCACACAAGCCCAGGCCACCGTCACAACATCCCTTGAGAGCACCGAGGAGCCACAGCCGAGACCCAGTAGCGGAAGTTGTGAGCAGCTCCAGGAACTTCAGGATACACAACAACTGTGCGAACCACCGCCAAGTGAACAGCTCAGcgagcaattgcaattgctcgAAACGGAGCAGAATGGCGAGACCGCAAATCAATCGGAGCAGGCACAACAGCTACCCACATCGTCGTGCCTGTCGGTCAGCACATTGCCGGGCACAGGCAGCATGGTGGTTGCCGGCAACGCTGCTGTCCCCGGTACTGGCATTTGTGTAAAGTCCGACAAGACATACGAATCGGCGCCGGGAAAACTGGAGACGGTGGCAGCCGGTGTAGGCAAACAGCAGCACCATGAACGCTCCAAGGAGGACAGTTTCTGTTGTGTCATCTCCATGCATGATGGCATTGTGCTCTACACGACGCCCAGCATTACGGATGTGCTTGGATTTCCGCGCGACATGTGGCTGGGTCGTTCGTTTATCGATTTCGTGCATCTCAAGGATCGCGCCACATTCGCCAGTCAAATTACCACCGGCATACCCATTGCCGAGTCGCGGGGCAGTATGCCAAAGGATGCACGTAGCACATTTTGTGTGATGCTGCGACGCTATCGAGGTCTTACCTCGGGAGGTTTTGGGGTCATTGGACGTGCTGTTAACTATGAACCCTTTCGCCTGGGTCTTACGTTCCGGGAAGCTCCAGAGGAAGCACGTCCCGACAACTATATGGTCTCGAATGGCACAAATATGTTGCTCGTCATCTCCGCCACGCCCATCAAGAGTAGCTACAAAG TTCCAGATGAAATCCTGTCACCGAAGAGTCCCAAGTTTGCCATTCGTCACACCGCCACCGGCATCATTTCGCATGTGGATAGTGCCTCAGTGAGCGCACTAGGTTATTTGCCACAGGACCTCATTGGACGGTCCATTATGGATTTCTATCACCATGAAGATCTCACTGCAATGAAGGAAACCTACGAAATGGTCATGAAAAAAGGTCAAACAGCTGGTGCTTCTTTCTGCAGCAAACCGTATAGGTTTCTCATACAGAATGGGTGTTACATACTCCTCGAAACAGAATGGACTAGTTTCGTCAATCCCTGGTCACGCAAGCTGGAATTTGTCGTCGGACATCATCGAGTCTTTCAGG GTCCCAAACAGTGCAATGTATTTGAAATGGCACCCAATGCGAAGCCAAAGATATCCGAGGAGGCACAGAGCCGCAACACACGGATTAAAGAGGATATTGTCAAATTGCTGGCGGAGACGGTGTCGCGACCATCGGATACCGTTAAGCAAGAGGTTTCGCGTCGCTGCCAGGCGCTTGCCAGCTTCATGGAAACACTGATGGATGAGGTGACGCGGGCGGATCTAAAGCTGGAGTTGCCGCATGAGAACGAGCTAACCGTATCGGAGCGTGATAGCGTAATGCTTGGTGAAATATCGCCGCATCACGACTACTATGACA CAAGCCTGTCACCGCCCCCGTCGAACTCGATCCGCCCAAAGTGGAATCCTCGTATGTGA